A stretch of Halomonas elongata DSM 2581 DNA encodes these proteins:
- a CDS encoding DUF3541 domain-containing protein — MIATLKATARLRVAWLWGLVLCLGLAGCALDARQDEARYTAVAAEIRQHYERILPDLPVDDRRHYAQRLYRLTGEPRYLPPNRAYADRLIAELREEIEGLARPEVVAARAEAAVTDYPERTAKQQRRKRMLADWREVAYAKGLAFRLTQASYHGLLNETDLPGHRRALRYLESVDFQAFVTDPQVMEVYAAQVANLVYYLHELGVADLREAAIEAFRAHYPPERDAALSRASYRNKIYGMTHFVIAASGYYQRPVSAEEFDWILDYFATHLDRILVETKADIYTEVGISFLLAGREADPAVRRLRDALLAAYDPEARMVPAENGSLDPAYGEHRNVLAIMLLDWPERLYPGPELGTHQ, encoded by the coding sequence ATGATCGCAACTCTCAAGGCGACCGCCAGGCTCAGGGTGGCCTGGCTCTGGGGACTGGTGCTGTGCCTGGGGCTGGCCGGCTGTGCTCTCGATGCGCGTCAGGATGAGGCGCGCTATACGGCGGTGGCGGCCGAGATTCGCCAGCATTATGAGCGGATTCTGCCCGATCTGCCGGTGGATGATCGTCGCCATTACGCCCAGCGTCTCTATCGCCTGACCGGCGAGCCACGTTACCTGCCGCCCAATCGCGCCTATGCCGACCGCCTGATCGCCGAGTTGCGCGAGGAGATCGAAGGGCTGGCCCGGCCGGAGGTCGTTGCGGCGCGTGCCGAGGCGGCGGTGACCGACTACCCGGAGCGTACCGCCAAGCAGCAGCGCCGCAAGCGCATGCTGGCCGACTGGCGTGAGGTCGCCTATGCCAAGGGACTGGCCTTCCGGCTGACCCAGGCCAGCTATCATGGCCTGCTCAACGAGACCGACCTGCCGGGCCATCGTCGGGCGTTGCGCTACCTGGAGAGTGTCGATTTCCAGGCTTTCGTCACTGACCCGCAAGTGATGGAGGTCTATGCCGCCCAGGTGGCCAATCTGGTGTACTACCTCCACGAGTTGGGCGTGGCCGATCTGCGCGAGGCGGCGATCGAGGCGTTTCGCGCGCACTATCCGCCCGAGCGGGACGCAGCGCTGTCACGCGCTTCCTATCGCAACAAGATCTACGGGATGACCCATTTCGTGATCGCTGCCAGCGGCTACTATCAGCGTCCCGTTTCGGCCGAGGAGTTCGACTGGATACTGGACTATTTCGCCACTCATCTGGATCGCATCCTGGTCGAGACCAAGGCGGATATCTACACGGAAGTCGGAATCAGCTTCCTGCTCGCGGGGCGCGAGGCGGACCCCGCGGTGCGCCGGCTGCGCGATGCCCTGCTGGCGGCTTATGATCCCGAGGCGCGCATGGTGCCGGCCGAGAACGGTAGTCTCGACCCGGCGTACGGCGAGCACCGCAACGTCCTGGCCATCATGCTGCTGGACTGGCCCGAGCGTCTGTATCCCGGCCCCGAACTGGGGACACACCAATGA
- a CDS encoding DUF808 domain-containing protein → MAGASLLTLIDDIATILDDVSVMTKVAAKKTAGLLGDDLALNAEQVTGVRASRELPVVWSVARGSLLNKAILIPAALLISAFMPWLVTVLLMLGGAFLCFEGAEKLAHKFLHGEDDKAEHAERAQALASGEVDMRTFERKRIKGAVRTDFILSAEIIVIALGTVTGAALGQQIVVLIGIGLLMTVGVYGLVAGIVKLDDLGFYLDERGGSLAVIGRGLVNGAPYLMKLLSVVGTLAMFLVGGGILNHGVPALHHLARDMSEVELAMPGLDAIVHGLGPMLLNLLVGLVAGALVLGAVTLIQKWRGADA, encoded by the coding sequence GTGGCCGGAGCCAGTCTGCTGACACTGATCGACGATATCGCCACCATCCTCGACGATGTTTCGGTGATGACCAAGGTGGCGGCCAAGAAGACCGCAGGCCTGCTGGGGGATGACCTGGCCCTCAATGCCGAGCAGGTCACCGGCGTGCGAGCCTCTCGGGAGTTGCCGGTGGTCTGGTCGGTCGCCAGGGGCTCCTTGCTCAACAAGGCGATACTGATTCCCGCTGCCTTGCTGATCAGCGCCTTCATGCCCTGGCTGGTGACGGTGCTGCTGATGCTGGGCGGTGCCTTTCTGTGCTTCGAGGGCGCCGAGAAGCTGGCGCACAAGTTCCTGCATGGCGAGGACGACAAGGCGGAACATGCCGAGCGGGCCCAGGCGCTGGCCTCGGGCGAGGTCGACATGCGCACCTTCGAACGCAAAAGAATCAAGGGTGCCGTGCGTACCGACTTCATCCTTTCTGCCGAGATCATCGTCATCGCCCTGGGCACGGTCACCGGTGCGGCCCTGGGCCAGCAGATCGTCGTTCTGATCGGCATCGGCCTGCTGATGACGGTCGGGGTCTATGGCCTGGTCGCGGGCATCGTCAAGCTGGACGACCTGGGCTTCTACCTCGATGAACGAGGCGGAAGCCTGGCCGTCATCGGGCGTGGCCTGGTCAATGGCGCGCCCTATCTCATGAAACTGCTATCGGTGGTCGGTACTCTGGCGATGTTCCTGGTCGGTGGCGGTATCCTGAATCACGGCGTTCCCGCCCTGCATCACCTGGCCCGGGATATGAGCGAGGTCGAGCTGGCCATGCCGGGGCTCGATGCCATCGTGCACGGCCTCGGTCCGATGTTGCTCAACCTGTTGGTTGGATTGGTGGCCGGCGCCCTGGTGCTGGGGGCGGTGACGCTGATCCAGAAGTGGCGCGGCGCCGACGCATGA
- the astB gene encoding N-succinylarginine dihydrolase: MTDERQAGLDVREVNFDGLVGPTHNYSGLAHGNVASMTHEGLVANPREAALQGLEKMKSLMEAGYAQGVLPPQQRPDLGALRALGFDGDNARVLSRAAREAPQLLRAVCSASSMWTANAATVTPSVDAADGRVHFTPANLQSSFHRYLEPDTTGRVLASIFADEARFAHHPALPATPAFADEGAANHTRLCASHGEAGVHLYVYGRQAFGGDGVEPRRYPARQTLEASQAVARQHGLNEAQTVFAQQHPEAIDAGVFHNDVIAVGNGPVLLYHEMAFRDEEGTLEALRASMPEPLIPVRVPREAVSLDDAVASYLFNSQLLSNPDGSMTLVVPGECQEREAVWRCIQDHLLAGNNPIGEVVVKDVKQSMRNGGGPACLRLRVALSAEERATLSGRVLLDEALHGELTAWVERHYRDRLAPADLADPQLAEETLAALDELTRILRIGSVYPFQMA; this comes from the coding sequence ATGACCGATGAACGGCAAGCGGGGCTCGACGTTCGCGAGGTGAACTTCGACGGTCTGGTGGGGCCGACGCACAACTACTCGGGGCTGGCGCATGGCAATGTCGCCTCGATGACCCATGAGGGGCTGGTCGCCAATCCGCGCGAAGCGGCCCTCCAGGGGCTCGAAAAGATGAAGTCGCTGATGGAGGCCGGCTACGCCCAAGGCGTTCTGCCGCCCCAGCAGCGCCCGGACCTGGGTGCCCTGCGCGCCCTGGGATTCGACGGCGACAATGCCCGGGTGCTGTCCCGGGCCGCCCGCGAGGCGCCGCAGCTGCTGCGCGCGGTGTGTTCGGCCTCCAGCATGTGGACCGCCAATGCGGCCACGGTGACACCAAGCGTCGATGCCGCCGACGGCCGCGTTCATTTCACCCCGGCCAACCTGCAGTCGAGCTTCCATCGCTATCTGGAACCGGACACCACCGGTCGGGTTCTGGCGTCGATCTTCGCCGACGAGGCACGTTTCGCGCACCATCCGGCGCTGCCCGCCACGCCGGCCTTCGCCGACGAGGGTGCGGCCAACCACACCCGGCTGTGTGCTTCACATGGCGAGGCCGGGGTGCATCTCTACGTCTATGGACGCCAGGCCTTCGGTGGCGATGGCGTCGAACCGCGTCGCTATCCGGCGCGGCAGACCCTGGAGGCCAGCCAGGCGGTGGCGCGTCAGCATGGTCTCAATGAGGCGCAGACGGTGTTCGCCCAGCAGCATCCCGAGGCCATCGATGCCGGCGTCTTCCACAATGACGTCATCGCAGTGGGCAACGGCCCCGTGCTGCTCTATCACGAGATGGCCTTCCGCGACGAAGAGGGCACGCTGGAAGCGCTGCGTGCCAGCATGCCCGAGCCGTTAATTCCGGTGCGGGTGCCGCGCGAGGCGGTCAGCCTCGACGATGCCGTGGCCTCGTACCTGTTCAACTCTCAATTGCTCAGCAATCCTGACGGCAGCATGACACTGGTGGTACCCGGCGAGTGCCAGGAGCGCGAGGCGGTGTGGCGCTGCATTCAGGATCACCTGCTGGCCGGCAACAATCCGATCGGCGAGGTGGTGGTCAAGGACGTCAAGCAGAGCATGCGCAACGGCGGTGGTCCAGCATGCCTGCGCCTGCGCGTGGCGCTCTCGGCCGAGGAGCGCGCCACACTCTCCGGGCGCGTGCTGCTCGACGAGGCCCTGCATGGCGAGTTGACCGCCTGGGTCGAGCGCCACTACCGGGACCGCTTGGCCCCCGCTGACCTGGCCGACCCGCAACTCGCCGAGGAAACCCTCGCCGCCCTGGACGAGCTGACGCGTATCCTGCGTATCGGCAGTGTCTACCCGTTTCAGATGGCATGA
- a CDS encoding SPFH domain-containing protein: MDLPVSPGLILSLIIVVIGILIIVKGLVVVRQSEVMVIERLGSFNRLLESGINIIIPFIEQPRAITMIRYRKMGDDYHAITSDETRIDRRETVMDFPGQPVVTTDNVTVTINGALYYQVIDPKRAVYEVENMSQAVEVLAKTTLRSVVGKMELDKLFESRSEVNNEIQAAMEEPASKWGVKISRVEVQDIAMPEEVESAMRLQMAAERKRRATVTEAEGEKSAAIAMAQGQRESAILNAEGDKESAILRAQGEQESIKLVLNALGDSEDNKQTVVGYLLGQSYIKGLPNMAKEGERVFVPYESSALLGSMGMFRELAGSPEDAVSTHLQSRGNREGLRSGMVGGASSGS, translated from the coding sequence ATGGATCTCCCCGTCAGCCCCGGCCTGATTCTCAGCCTGATCATCGTTGTCATCGGTATCCTGATCATCGTCAAGGGATTGGTGGTCGTTCGCCAATCGGAAGTCATGGTCATCGAGCGCCTGGGGTCGTTCAATCGACTCCTCGAAAGCGGCATCAACATCATCATTCCCTTCATCGAGCAACCCCGCGCCATCACCATGATCCGCTACCGCAAGATGGGCGACGACTACCATGCCATCACCAGCGACGAGACGCGGATCGATCGTCGCGAGACCGTCATGGACTTCCCCGGCCAACCCGTGGTGACCACCGACAACGTCACGGTGACGATCAACGGGGCCCTCTACTACCAGGTCATCGATCCCAAGCGCGCGGTCTATGAAGTGGAAAACATGAGCCAGGCCGTGGAGGTATTGGCCAAGACCACCCTGCGCTCGGTGGTCGGCAAGATGGAGCTCGACAAGCTGTTCGAGTCACGCTCGGAGGTCAATAACGAGATCCAGGCCGCCATGGAGGAGCCTGCCTCCAAATGGGGAGTGAAGATTTCCCGGGTCGAGGTGCAGGACATCGCCATGCCCGAGGAAGTCGAATCCGCCATGCGTCTGCAGATGGCCGCCGAACGCAAGCGCCGGGCCACCGTGACCGAGGCCGAAGGCGAAAAGTCCGCGGCCATCGCCATGGCTCAGGGGCAGCGGGAGTCGGCGATCCTCAATGCCGAAGGCGACAAGGAATCCGCCATCCTGCGCGCCCAGGGCGAGCAGGAATCGATCAAGCTGGTGCTCAATGCCCTCGGCGACAGCGAGGACAACAAGCAGACGGTGGTGGGTTACCTGCTGGGCCAAAGCTATATCAAGGGGCTTCCCAACATGGCGAAGGAAGGCGAGCGGGTCTTCGTTCCCTACGAGTCCTCCGCCCTGCTCGGTTCCATGGGCATGTTCCGCGAACTCGCCGGTTCACCGGAGGATGCCGTCAGCACTCACCTGCAGTCCCGCGGTAACCGGGAAGGCCTGCGCAGCGGCATGGTCGGCGGCGCCAGTAGCGGCAGCTGA
- the zapE gene encoding cell division protein ZapE, whose amino-acid sequence MTSPLVAYRCALADGFVADDAQWQAVEVLEWTHQALQRGDARVPGVYLWGTVGRGKTWLMDAFQRGLEVSSIRQHFHHFMRWVHRRQFQLTGTADPLQQLAVELSSEARVLCLDELFVTDIADAMLLGRLLGELFEQGVTLVTTSNQAPSGLYADGFNRERFLPAIEAIERSTRVVHLAGYQDHRRHPGTLEQRYWVRGEGEASVLPDVFARLNGERAASTEPVILGHQPIEVEACGESVVWCRYAALCERPLAALDFIALCDRFRHVLLGEVPCLGGMPVAARIARGTEDAGARVEAGDRELPALSRHDDGARRFIALVDECYDRGVPLHVEARVPMEELYPAGHLAFPFRRTLSRLREMQLARFAVR is encoded by the coding sequence ATGACATCGCCGCTGGTCGCTTATCGATGCGCCCTGGCGGATGGCTTCGTTGCGGACGATGCCCAGTGGCAGGCCGTCGAAGTGCTCGAATGGACCCACCAGGCCTTGCAGCGTGGAGACGCCCGCGTCCCCGGCGTCTACCTGTGGGGCACGGTGGGGCGCGGCAAGACCTGGCTGATGGATGCCTTTCAGCGCGGCCTGGAGGTGTCGTCGATACGCCAGCATTTCCATCACTTCATGCGCTGGGTCCACCGGCGTCAGTTTCAGTTGACGGGCACCGCCGACCCGCTGCAGCAGCTGGCCGTCGAGTTGAGCAGCGAGGCGCGCGTGCTGTGCCTCGATGAGTTGTTCGTCACCGATATCGCCGATGCCATGCTGCTGGGCCGCTTGCTGGGCGAGCTGTTCGAGCAGGGCGTGACCCTGGTCACCACCTCCAACCAGGCGCCCTCGGGGCTTTATGCCGACGGCTTCAATCGCGAACGTTTCCTGCCTGCCATCGAGGCCATCGAGCGCAGCACCCGAGTGGTGCACCTGGCCGGCTATCAGGACCATCGGCGCCATCCGGGGACGCTGGAGCAACGCTACTGGGTACGCGGCGAGGGCGAAGCGAGTGTGCTGCCGGACGTCTTCGCGCGGCTCAACGGCGAGCGTGCGGCGTCGACCGAGCCTGTCATCCTGGGACATCAGCCGATCGAGGTGGAGGCATGCGGCGAGTCGGTCGTCTGGTGCCGTTACGCGGCCCTCTGCGAGCGACCCTTGGCGGCCCTGGACTTCATCGCCCTGTGCGATCGCTTCCGTCACGTCCTGCTCGGCGAGGTGCCGTGCCTTGGCGGAATGCCCGTGGCCGCGAGGATCGCGCGTGGCACCGAGGACGCCGGTGCCAGGGTCGAGGCCGGCGACCGCGAGCTGCCGGCGCTCTCCCGACACGACGATGGCGCACGCCGCTTCATCGCCCTGGTCGATGAATGCTACGACCGTGGTGTACCACTGCATGTCGAAGCCAGGGTACCCATGGAAGAGCTCTATCCGGCCGGGCACCTGGCCTTTCCCTTTCGCCGCACCCTGAGTCGTCTGCGGGAAATGCAGTTGGCGCGCTTCGCCGTGCGGTGA
- a CDS encoding trimeric intracellular cation channel family protein, with product MTGMIYWLDMMGVIVFALSGVILACRSRMDPFGMLVLAAMTGIGGGTLRDLVLGVRPVFWVEDPAYLWVILATVGLSILGFHYIHRLSRVFLPVADAFGLALFTVIGAHKAMTLEAPGVVAVLMGLLTGVAGGMMRDVLAHRVPMVLRQEIYATASIAGGVVFVTLEALNLPLFAAICGALVTTLGLRLAAIRWRLALPVFAWVEVERPASPSQAGQPPAPPKRSKFRVKLIPPERSRRHKERP from the coding sequence GTGACGGGGATGATCTACTGGCTGGACATGATGGGGGTGATCGTCTTCGCGCTGTCGGGGGTGATCCTGGCCTGCCGTTCGCGGATGGATCCTTTCGGCATGCTGGTGCTGGCCGCCATGACGGGGATCGGCGGTGGGACCCTGCGTGATCTGGTGCTCGGCGTGCGGCCGGTGTTCTGGGTCGAGGATCCGGCGTATCTGTGGGTCATCCTGGCGACCGTCGGGCTGTCCATCCTGGGCTTCCATTACATTCACCGCCTGTCGCGTGTCTTCCTGCCGGTGGCGGACGCCTTCGGCCTGGCGCTGTTCACCGTGATCGGTGCCCACAAGGCGATGACACTGGAGGCACCGGGAGTAGTGGCGGTGCTGATGGGGCTGTTGACCGGCGTGGCGGGTGGCATGATGCGCGACGTGCTGGCGCATCGGGTGCCGATGGTGCTGCGCCAGGAAATCTACGCCACGGCCTCGATCGCCGGCGGTGTGGTCTTCGTGACGCTCGAGGCGCTGAACCTCCCCTTGTTTGCCGCCATCTGCGGGGCCCTGGTGACGACGCTGGGGCTGCGTCTGGCGGCGATTCGCTGGCGCCTGGCGTTGCCGGTCTTCGCCTGGGTGGAAGTGGAGCGTCCCGCTTCCCCGTCGCAGGCGGGGCAGCCCCCGGCGCCGCCGAAGCGCTCCAAGTTCCGGGTCAAGCTGATTCCCCCCGAACGATCGCGTCGTCACAAGGAGCGCCCATGA
- the astD gene encoding succinylglutamate-semialdehyde dehydrogenase, whose product MKATQQLLIGGHWQSGEAEEFAKHDPVGGEALWSGGAASEAQVGAAVEAARAAMPAWARTPLEQRKALVERFREVLETHREALATAIAHETGKPLWEARTEVGAMIGKVAISIRAQQERAGERERDLGDARAVLRHRPHGVMAVFGPYNFPGHLPNGHIVPALLAGNSVVFKPSEQTPLTADLTLQCWREAGLPDGVINLVQGAAPVGQALSRHPGIDGLLFTGSAKVGGLLQRQFSEQLGKILALELGGNNPLVVKDVPNQEAAVLTILQSAFLSGGQRCTCARRLIVPRGPVGDRLLEALSEAIAKLRVAGQFAEPAGFYGGLATLEAADGLLAAQADLEERGGTVLSRMARLEEGTSLLSPALVDVTGLEVPDEEHFGPLLKVYRYDDWDEALRLANDTRYGLSAGLIGGERADWDDFLLRIRAGIVNWNRQTTGASGDAPFGGVGDSGNHRPSAYYAADYCAYPVASMETEDLQLPDQLPPGVSL is encoded by the coding sequence ATGAAGGCGACGCAACAGCTACTGATCGGCGGCCATTGGCAGTCCGGCGAGGCCGAAGAATTCGCCAAGCATGATCCCGTTGGCGGCGAGGCGCTGTGGTCCGGTGGCGCCGCCAGCGAGGCCCAGGTGGGGGCCGCCGTGGAGGCCGCCCGCGCTGCCATGCCGGCCTGGGCGCGCACGCCCCTGGAACAGCGCAAGGCCCTGGTGGAGCGTTTCCGCGAAGTGCTGGAAACCCATCGCGAAGCGCTGGCCACGGCCATTGCCCATGAGACCGGCAAGCCGTTGTGGGAAGCGCGCACCGAGGTTGGCGCCATGATCGGCAAGGTGGCGATCTCGATTCGCGCCCAGCAGGAGCGTGCCGGCGAGCGCGAGCGTGATCTGGGCGATGCCCGGGCGGTGCTGCGCCATCGTCCGCATGGCGTGATGGCGGTGTTCGGCCCCTACAATTTCCCGGGGCACCTGCCCAACGGGCATATCGTGCCGGCGTTGCTGGCCGGCAACAGCGTGGTCTTCAAGCCCAGCGAGCAGACGCCGCTGACCGCCGATCTGACCCTGCAGTGCTGGCGCGAGGCCGGTCTGCCGGATGGCGTCATCAACCTGGTGCAGGGGGCGGCGCCGGTGGGGCAGGCGTTGTCCCGGCATCCGGGCATCGATGGCCTGCTGTTCACCGGCAGCGCCAAGGTCGGCGGTCTGCTCCAGCGCCAGTTCTCCGAGCAGCTGGGCAAGATCCTGGCCCTGGAGCTCGGCGGCAACAATCCGTTGGTGGTCAAGGACGTGCCCAACCAGGAGGCGGCCGTACTGACCATCCTGCAGTCGGCCTTCCTGTCCGGTGGCCAGCGCTGCACCTGCGCACGCCGCTTGATCGTGCCGCGCGGACCGGTGGGCGATCGGCTGCTGGAAGCCCTGAGCGAAGCCATCGCCAAGCTGAGGGTGGCCGGCCAGTTCGCCGAGCCGGCCGGCTTCTATGGCGGCCTGGCGACCCTGGAAGCGGCCGACGGGCTGCTCGCTGCCCAGGCCGATCTCGAGGAGCGCGGCGGAACGGTGCTGTCGCGCATGGCGCGCCTGGAGGAGGGCACCAGCCTGCTGTCGCCCGCCCTGGTCGATGTCACCGGCCTGGAGGTGCCCGACGAGGAACACTTCGGTCCGCTGCTCAAGGTCTATCGCTATGACGACTGGGACGAGGCGCTGCGGCTGGCCAATGATACGCGCTACGGCCTCTCCGCCGGGCTGATCGGCGGCGAGCGGGCCGACTGGGACGACTTCCTGCTGCGCATTCGCGCCGGCATCGTCAACTGGAATCGCCAGACCACCGGCGCTTCCGGCGACGCTCCCTTCGGCGGGGTGGGCGACAGCGGTAACCATCGCCCGAGCGCCTATTACGCCGCCGATTACTGCGCCTATCCGGTGGCTTCCATGGAGACCGAGGACCTGCAGCTGCCCGATCAACTGCCGCCGGGGGTGAGCCTATGA
- a CDS encoding NfeD family protein: protein MDWNPAYTWLVIALLLGVAELASGALLLLALGVAAALTAALAALGFSLPWQLLGMGISSGLLVPVAVWVLRPRFSPAGVAYGTTGTGVEQGQTYRVIERDFDGASGIKINGDFYRIRLAATDEADLPADTLVTFKEFDGTTAIVSLASTTSKEQ, encoded by the coding sequence ATGGACTGGAACCCTGCCTATACCTGGCTGGTCATCGCCTTGCTGCTGGGCGTGGCCGAACTGGCCTCCGGGGCGCTGCTGCTGCTGGCGCTGGGCGTGGCCGCGGCGCTGACCGCCGCGCTCGCCGCCCTAGGATTCAGCCTGCCATGGCAACTGCTCGGAATGGGCATATCCTCGGGGCTGCTGGTCCCCGTCGCAGTGTGGGTTCTGCGCCCCAGGTTTTCCCCCGCGGGGGTGGCTTACGGCACCACCGGTACCGGCGTGGAACAAGGCCAGACCTATCGCGTCATCGAGCGTGACTTCGACGGTGCCAGCGGCATCAAGATCAACGGCGATTTCTATCGGATTCGTCTCGCCGCGACCGACGAGGCCGACCTTCCGGCGGATACTCTCGTAACCTTCAAGGAATTCGATGGCACCACCGCCATCGTCTCACTCGCCTCCACTACCTCCAAGGAGCAGTAA